The sequence AGACATTCTGCATTGGACTTCGGGCCAAGCATTAGTCGCCACCGGTAGCCCGTTCGAGCCTGTGGTTGTTGATGGTGAAACCTATGAAATCGCCCAGTGTAATAACAGCTTTATCTTCCCAGGCATTGGTTTAGGCGTACTCGCCTCGGGTGCCCGTCACGTATCAGATGCAATGCTCATGGCGTCGAGCCGCGCACTTGCCGAATGCTCGCCTTTGGCGATTAATGGCTCAGGGCCACTCCTGCCAAAACTGGAAGATATTCACTCAGTGAGTAAGCATATTGCGTTCGCCGTAGGTAAAGTGGCGATTGAACAGGGTTTATCCTTACCCGCGAGTGATGAGTTACTGATGCAATCTATCGAAGATAATTTCTGGAAACCAGAATACCGTCGCTATAAGCGCACATCGTTCTAATTTCAGACATTCGCACAAACAAAAAGCCCGTCAACAGACGGGCTTTTGCTATCTTGCTCAAGACGTTTATGCCTTATGGCGCCATCACTTGCTTAAAGCTGTTGAGCATTGAACGGTCGGTGCGCGCTTTCTTTAATTTGCGCACGCACTCCTTTAATGACTCGTCGGCTAAACGAGTAAAAATGCCGTTATATTCCTGTTCATTGATCGCTTCATCTGTATCGGCCTGCTCAGAAATCTCCTGCGCAACTCGGCTTAATTGCAACCAAGCGTTGGCAATATAAAAACCATGGAATTGGGCCTGCGGCATCAAATTACGCGCACTGGCGGGTAATGCTTCCCATGCCTGACTAAATTTAGCTTCTCTGTCTTCTAACAGCTCTGCACACAAACCTTGATAAGCCGCCAATAGGCTCTCCGGCAATTTCGCCATAGGCAGCACTTTATTGGCAACATTGTAACTAATACGTTCGGTAGTTTCGCGATACTCAACTGATACTTCAGCCATAATGACTCTCTTTCGTAAACGACTTAAAATTGGCCGCTAATATATAAACCATAAACCCCATTATGGGCTAACGGTGTCACTGTGATCCCTTTATAGGGCTCCGTAAAATACCAACCCGCCAGCATACCAATAGCAGCCCCTGCGAGCACATCTTCTACATAATGCTTATCGCTCTCCACTCGAGTATATCCCACATATGAAGCGGCAAGATAAGCTGGTAGGCCATATTGCCAACCATAACGTTGTTGGATAAACGTCGCCGCCATAAAGCTATCAGAGGTGTGTCCTGATGGGAAAGAATCATCACCACTGCCATCAGGTCTGTCCTTATTGACACCCAGCTTTAAGCCTTCGACGATCACTCGACTCGATACTGCGGCCTTGAGTAATTGCCAACTTCCCTCATGACCCTCTTCATAAAATAAAGTTGCCCCCAAGGCGGTTGCAGGTAAGAGCAGATGCACAACATCTCCTGACGTTTCAAGATCATCGGAGTTCGCCCAACTGGCGCCAGTAAACAGTAACAGGACGGCACAGAGTATCTTTTTCAAGGGTTTTCCTTATAGGGTAAGATCCAAGGCGACGTTTATACCTTGATAGCGAAATGAATGCAAAAATTGCGACCAGTCAATGAAAGAGGGCGTTCAAAATTCTGTGTCAGGCTAATTTTTAAATTTCTAGCACGCTATCTAAACGTCCTTCAAAATAAATCGCTAACTGAGATAAACAAAGGCTCCAATTGTGGATTGGCATAGTCCATTTATCTGAGGCGTTTAATATGCCTGCGTAAAGTAGCTTCAACAAGCTATTTTCATTAGGAAATGCACCTTTGGTTTTGGTGAGCTTTCTAAATTGGCGATGCACAGCCTCAACCGCATTGGTCGTGTAAATCACTTTCCTGATATGTTCTGGGTACTTAAAATAATGGGACAAATTATGCCATTTGCGACGCCAAGAGTTGATTACCAACGGATAAGCATCACCCCATTTGGCCTCCAGTTCGTCCAAGGCCATCTCTGCGGCTTCTTTACTCACGGCTCGATACACAGGCTTTAAATCAGCCATAAACGCTTTCTGATTTTTTGAGGCGACATACTTCATTGAGTTACGGATCTGGTGGATAACGCATAGCTGTGTTTCCGTATGAGGAAAGATACTGGCTATGGCCTCAGGGAAACCGGTCAAGCCGTCAACACAGGCGATAAGAATATCTTTTACACCACGATTATTAAGATCGGTCAGTACGGATAGCCAGTAATTAGCGCCTTCATTTTCGGATAAGTGAAGCCCTAAAATTTCCTTTTTTCCTTTCATATTAAGCGCTAACAATGTGTAAACGGCTTTACTGACGTAACGCCCATCCTCTTTGACTTTATAATGTATCGCATCAAGCCAAACGATAGGATAATGGCTATCTAATGGGCGCTGCTGCCACGCTTTAAGTTCGGGGATGAGTTTGTCAGTGATAGCACTGACTGTTGCGTTAGACACATTGAGCCCATACATATCTTCAACATGTTGATTAATATCGCGATAGCTCATACCTATACTGAACATCGATAACACTTTACGTTCGATTTCATCGGTTAGTGTAGTTTGATTTTTCTTAATCAACTGAGGCTCAAAGGTGCCATTGCGGTCTCTAGGCGCGTCTAACTCAAAGTTACCGGACGGATGCTTAATGGTCTTAGGGGTTTTGCCATTTTTACGATTAGGCTGAGGATCATGCGCTAAATGCTGCTCAAGCTCAGCCTGGAGAGCCGCTTCAGTGAGTTGCTTGATC comes from Shewanella oneidensis MR-1 and encodes:
- a CDS encoding phosphatase PAP2 family protein — its product is MKKILCAVLLLFTGASWANSDDLETSGDVVHLLLPATALGATLFYEEGHEGSWQLLKAAVSSRVIVEGLKLGVNKDRPDGSGDDSFPSGHTSDSFMAATFIQQRYGWQYGLPAYLAASYVGYTRVESDKHYVEDVLAGAAIGMLAGWYFTEPYKGITVTPLAHNGVYGLYISGQF
- a CDS encoding DUF3069 domain-containing protein, producing MAEVSVEYRETTERISYNVANKVLPMAKLPESLLAAYQGLCAELLEDREAKFSQAWEALPASARNLMPQAQFHGFYIANAWLQLSRVAQEISEQADTDEAINEQEYNGIFTRLADESLKECVRKLKKARTDRSMLNSFKQVMAP
- a CDS encoding IS256-like element ISSod4 family transposase, with the protein product MTQPFNFEQALKDLQSGKSLTGKDSILGPLIKQLTEAALQAELEQHLAHDPQPNRKNGKTPKTIKHPSGNFELDAPRDRNGTFEPQLIKKNQTTLTDEIERKVLSMFSIGMSYRDINQHVEDMYGLNVSNATVSAITDKLIPELKAWQQRPLDSHYPIVWLDAIHYKVKEDGRYVSKAVYTLLALNMKGKKEILGLHLSENEGANYWLSVLTDLNNRGVKDILIACVDGLTGFPEAIASIFPHTETQLCVIHQIRNSMKYVASKNQKAFMADLKPVYRAVSKEAAEMALDELEAKWGDAYPLVINSWRRKWHNLSHYFKYPEHIRKVIYTTNAVEAVHRQFRKLTKTKGAFPNENSLLKLLYAGILNASDKWTMPIHNWSLCLSQLAIYFEGRLDSVLEI